In the Streptomyces sp. f51 genome, one interval contains:
- the lysS gene encoding lysine--tRNA ligase: MPIVAQSTETTDWVSRFADEVIEESERRAPGKPVVVASGLSPSGPIHLGNLREVMTPHLVADEIRRRGHTVRHLISWDDYDRYRKVPNGVAGIDESWAEHIGKPLTSVPAPAGSAYPNWAEHFKAAMTEALAELGVEYDGISQTEQYTAGTYREQVLFAMKHRGDIDAILDQYRTKKAPAKKQQGQKPVDEAELEAAEGSGAAAEDDGSSTSGYYPYKPYCGQCEKDLTTVTSYDDATTELSYTCSACGFAETVLLSEFNRGKLVWKVDWPMRWAYEGVIFEPSGVDHSSPGSSFQVGGQIVGIFGGKQPIGPMYAFVGISGMAKMSSSKGGVPTASDALQIMEPQLLRWLYARRRPNQSFKIAFDQEIQRLYDEWDKLAGKVADGSVLPADAAAYSRAVGTAAGELPPTPRPMAYRTLASVADITAGAEDQTLRILSELDPENPLTSLDEVRPRLDKAETWINTQVPAEERTVVREEPDAELLKSLDDQGRESLRLLLEGLETNWSLDGLTHLVYGVPKVQAGFPADATAKELPAEIKVAQRTFFALLYHLLVGRDTGPRLPTLLLAVGQDRVRKLLSA; the protein is encoded by the coding sequence GTGCCGATCGTGGCTCAGAGCACCGAGACCACCGACTGGGTCTCCCGTTTCGCGGATGAGGTCATCGAGGAGTCGGAGCGCCGAGCCCCGGGCAAACCCGTCGTCGTCGCGTCCGGCCTCTCCCCGTCGGGCCCGATCCACCTCGGCAACCTCCGCGAGGTCATGACCCCGCACCTCGTCGCCGACGAGATCCGCCGCCGCGGCCACACCGTGCGCCACCTGATCTCCTGGGACGACTACGACCGCTACCGCAAGGTACCGAACGGCGTCGCGGGCATCGACGAGTCCTGGGCCGAGCACATCGGCAAGCCGCTGACCTCCGTCCCGGCCCCCGCCGGCTCCGCGTACCCGAACTGGGCCGAGCACTTCAAGGCCGCCATGACCGAGGCCCTGGCCGAGCTCGGCGTCGAGTACGACGGCATCAGCCAGACCGAGCAGTACACCGCGGGCACCTACCGCGAGCAGGTCCTGTTCGCCATGAAGCACCGCGGCGACATCGACGCGATCCTCGACCAGTACCGCACCAAGAAGGCCCCCGCCAAGAAGCAGCAGGGCCAGAAGCCGGTCGACGAGGCCGAGCTGGAGGCGGCCGAGGGCTCCGGCGCCGCCGCCGAGGACGACGGCAGCTCCACCTCCGGGTACTACCCGTACAAGCCCTACTGCGGGCAGTGCGAGAAGGACCTGACCACCGTCACCTCCTACGACGACGCGACCACCGAGCTGTCGTACACCTGCTCCGCCTGCGGCTTCGCCGAGACCGTCCTGCTCAGCGAGTTCAACCGCGGCAAGCTGGTCTGGAAGGTCGACTGGCCCATGCGCTGGGCCTACGAAGGCGTGATCTTCGAGCCGAGCGGCGTCGACCACTCCTCCCCGGGCTCCTCCTTCCAGGTCGGCGGCCAGATCGTCGGGATCTTCGGCGGCAAGCAGCCCATCGGCCCGATGTACGCCTTCGTCGGCATCTCCGGCATGGCCAAGATGTCCAGCAGCAAGGGCGGGGTCCCGACCGCGTCCGACGCGCTCCAGATCATGGAGCCGCAGCTGCTGCGCTGGCTGTACGCCCGCCGCCGCCCCAACCAGTCGTTCAAGATCGCCTTCGACCAGGAGATCCAGCGGCTCTACGACGAGTGGGACAAGCTCGCCGGCAAGGTCGCCGACGGCTCGGTCCTGCCGGCCGACGCCGCCGCGTACAGCCGCGCCGTCGGCACCGCCGCCGGCGAGCTGCCCCCGACCCCCCGCCCGATGGCCTACCGCACCCTGGCCTCCGTCGCCGACATCACCGCCGGCGCCGAGGACCAGACCCTGCGCATCCTCAGCGAACTCGACCCCGAGAACCCGCTCACCTCCCTGGACGAGGTCCGGCCGCGCCTCGACAAGGCCGAGACCTGGATCAACACCCAGGTCCCCGCCGAGGAGCGCACCGTCGTGCGCGAAGAGCCCGACGCCGAGCTCCTGAAGTCCCTCGACGACCAGGGCCGCGAGTCGCTGCGCCTGCTCCTCGAAGGACTGGAGACGAACTGGTCCCTGGACGGCCTCACCCACCTCGTCTACGGCGTTCCCAAGGTCCAGGCGGGCTTCCCCGCCGACGCCACCGCCAAGGAACTCCCCGCCGAGATCAAGGTCGCCCAGCGCACCTTCTTCGCCCTGCTCTACCACCTGCTCGTCGGCCGCGACACCGGGCCGCGCCTGCCCACGCTGCTGCTCGCCGTGGGCCAGGACCGGGTGCGCAAGCTGCTCAGCGCGTAA